The proteins below are encoded in one region of Pacificitalea manganoxidans:
- a CDS encoding DUF1737 domain-containing protein: MKLYRFLSEDDTSAFCHKVSAALSKGWELYGDPTYAFDASNGVMRCGQAVVKEVEGTYSPDMKLGQQ; this comes from the coding sequence ATGAAACTCTATCGCTTCCTGTCCGAAGACGACACTTCGGCCTTCTGTCACAAGGTCAGCGCCGCGCTCAGCAAAGGGTGGGAGCTCTACGGTGATCCGACCTACGCCTTCGATGCCTCCAACGGCGTGATGCGCTGCGGGCAGGCCGTAGTGAAAGAGGTCGAGGGCACCTACAGCCCGGATATGAAGCTCGGCCAACAGTAA
- the mdh gene encoding malate dehydrogenase, with product MARPKIALIGSGQIGGTLAHLAAMKELGDVVLFDITDGIPQGKALDIAESGPSEGFDAAMTGTTDYADIAGADVCIVTAGVPRKPGMSRDDLLGINLKVMKSVGEGIAKHAPDAFVICITNPLDAMVWALREFSGLPHEKVVGMAGVLDSARFRHFLSLEFNVSMKDVTAFVLGGHGDTMVPLTRYSTVGGIPLPDLVDMGWTTQDKLDAIVQRTRDGGAEIVGLLKTGSAFYAPATSAIEMAEAYLKDQKRLLPCAAYVDGALGLNGMYVGVPTVIGAGGIERIVDIKLSKDEQAMFDKSVDAVKGLVEACKGIDSSLA from the coding sequence ATGGCCAGACCCAAGATCGCGCTCATCGGATCGGGACAGATTGGCGGCACGCTCGCCCATCTCGCCGCGATGAAGGAACTCGGCGATGTCGTGTTGTTCGACATCACCGACGGCATTCCTCAGGGCAAGGCCCTCGATATCGCTGAATCCGGCCCCTCCGAAGGGTTCGATGCTGCGATGACCGGCACCACCGACTATGCCGATATCGCAGGCGCAGATGTCTGCATCGTGACCGCCGGCGTGCCACGCAAGCCCGGCATGAGCCGCGACGACCTGCTCGGCATCAACCTGAAAGTCATGAAATCCGTGGGCGAAGGCATTGCCAAACACGCCCCCGACGCTTTCGTGATCTGCATCACCAACCCGCTCGACGCAATGGTGTGGGCGCTGCGCGAATTCTCCGGCCTGCCGCATGAGAAAGTCGTGGGCATGGCCGGCGTACTGGACAGCGCGCGGTTCCGTCACTTCCTGAGCCTCGAATTCAACGTGTCCATGAAAGACGTCACCGCGTTCGTTCTGGGTGGCCACGGCGACACGATGGTTCCGCTGACCCGCTATTCCACCGTCGGCGGCATCCCCCTGCCCGATCTGGTAGACATGGGCTGGACCACGCAGGACAAGCTGGACGCGATCGTGCAGCGCACCCGTGACGGCGGCGCCGAAATCGTCGGCCTGCTGAAAACCGGTTCTGCTTTCTATGCGCCCGCGACCTCCGCGATCGAAATGGCCGAAGCCTACCTCAAGGATCAGAAGCGTCTGCTGCCCTGCGCGGCCTATGTCGATGGCGCGCTTGGCCTGAACGGCATGTATGTCGGCGTGCCGACCGTGATCGGTGCCGGCGGCATCGAGCGGATCGTCGACATCAAGCTGAGCAAGG
- a CDS encoding HpcH/HpaI aldolase/citrate lyase family protein gives MSARPYRSVLYIPGSKPRALDKARSLTVDAIIFDLEDAVAVEEKANARALLAETLATGGYGARAQIVRLNGMDTEWGRADLDAIMPVGPQAVLLPKVDGPEMVEAVARQLDANLATQDTQIWAMMETATGILNAAAIARAPRMAGLVLGTNDLAKELTCRTRADREPLLLSLQMCLLAARAAGIACIDGVYNAFKDDAGLRAECEQGRDMGFDGKTLIHPAQLDIANTVFAPSEDEIALARRQIEAFRAAEAEGQGVAVVDGRIVENLHVVTAEATLAKADAIAALG, from the coding sequence ATGTCCGCACGCCCCTACCGTTCGGTGCTTTACATTCCCGGCTCGAAGCCTCGCGCGCTGGACAAGGCGCGGAGCCTGACCGTCGATGCGATCATCTTCGATCTGGAAGATGCTGTCGCGGTGGAGGAGAAAGCCAATGCTCGGGCGCTGCTGGCCGAAACCCTCGCCACAGGCGGCTACGGGGCGCGGGCGCAGATTGTCCGGCTGAACGGCATGGACACCGAATGGGGCCGGGCGGATCTGGATGCGATCATGCCGGTCGGTCCACAGGCGGTGTTGCTGCCAAAGGTCGACGGCCCTGAGATGGTCGAGGCCGTGGCGCGGCAGTTGGATGCCAACCTCGCCACACAAGACACGCAAATCTGGGCGATGATGGAAACAGCCACGGGGATCCTCAACGCCGCCGCGATTGCCCGCGCGCCGCGGATGGCCGGGCTGGTTCTGGGCACCAATGATCTGGCCAAGGAACTGACCTGCCGCACCCGCGCGGACCGCGAACCTTTGTTGCTGTCGCTACAGATGTGCCTGCTTGCGGCGCGCGCGGCCGGGATCGCCTGCATCGACGGGGTCTATAATGCCTTCAAGGATGACGCGGGCCTGCGTGCCGAATGCGAGCAAGGCCGCGATATGGGGTTCGACGGGAAAACCTTGATCCACCCGGCGCAGCTGGACATCGCCAACACGGTCTTTGCCCCCTCCGAAGACGAAATCGCACTCGCCCGGCGGCAGATCGAAGCGTTCCGCGCCGCCGAAGCCGAAGGGCAGGGCGTCGCTGTCGTGGACGGACGGATTGTCGAGAACCTGCATGTGGTCACCGCAGAAGCGACGCTGGCCAAGGCCGATGCGATCGCCGCGCTGGGCTGA